One genomic window of Evansella cellulosilytica DSM 2522 includes the following:
- a CDS encoding RNA polymerase sigma factor, whose product MSFDKKIELERWYEQYSDSVFKYICMMTRDYEQAEDLMHETFIKAFKSIDTFEGRSKVRTYLFRIAHNVTIDYLRKSKPLRIIESVLLNKKDTSPLPEEVINMKESVREIYRALGKLKAPYREVIILRKIKGFSVKEASEVLRWSENKVKVTLHRAMPLLQHELGKGELCYEETR is encoded by the coding sequence TTGTCTTTTGATAAAAAAATAGAATTAGAGCGATGGTATGAACAATATAGTGACTCTGTTTTTAAATATATTTGCATGATGACTAGAGATTATGAGCAGGCAGAGGATTTAATGCATGAAACCTTTATAAAGGCCTTTAAAAGTATCGACACATTTGAAGGAAGATCTAAAGTGAGGACTTACTTATTTCGAATTGCACATAATGTTACAATCGATTATTTACGCAAAAGTAAGCCCTTGAGAATAATAGAAAGCGTACTACTGAATAAAAAAGATACCTCTCCACTTCCTGAAGAGGTAATTAATATGAAAGAAAGCGTTCGAGAAATATATCGAGCATTGGGAAAGTTAAAGGCACCGTATCGAGAAGTAATTATTCTTAGAAAAATAAAAGGATTTTCTGTAAAAGAAGCGAGTGAAGTTTTAAGGTGGTCTGAAAATAAAGTAAAGGTTACTCTACACAGGGCGATGCCATTACTCCAACATGAGCTGGGGAAGGGGGAACTATGCTATGAAGAAACGAGATGA
- the queC gene encoding 7-cyano-7-deazaguanine synthase QueC, with protein sequence MNKNKVIVVFSGGQDSTTCLFWALKKYDEVEAVTFDYHQRHSEEIQVAKEITSELKVKHHILDMSLLNQLAPSALTREEIVVKDGEAGGLPSTFVPGRNLIFLSFATILARQIGAKHIVTGVCETDFSGYPDCRDVFIKSLNVSLNLSMDDQFVIHTPLMWLDKSETWKLADDLHALQYVRDKTLTCYNGIRGDGCGDCPACKLRKKGLEKYLIEKEN encoded by the coding sequence ATGAATAAAAATAAAGTCATTGTTGTCTTTAGTGGTGGACAAGATAGTACAACTTGTTTATTTTGGGCACTAAAAAAATATGATGAGGTAGAAGCGGTAACATTTGACTATCACCAGCGTCATAGTGAAGAGATACAAGTAGCTAAAGAAATCACTTCTGAACTAAAAGTAAAACACCACATTTTGGATATGTCGTTATTAAACCAGCTTGCACCTAGTGCATTGACAAGAGAAGAAATTGTGGTCAAGGATGGAGAAGCTGGCGGATTACCATCTACATTTGTACCTGGAAGAAATTTAATATTTTTATCGTTTGCCACTATTTTAGCGAGGCAAATAGGTGCCAAACATATTGTCACTGGTGTTTGTGAAACAGACTTTAGTGGTTATCCTGATTGTCGTGATGTATTTATAAAGTCACTAAACGTCTCACTAAATTTATCTATGGACGATCAATTTGTCATTCATACCCCTCTCATGTGGCTTGATAAATCTGAAACGTGGAAACTCGCTGATGATCTTCACGCGCTACAATATGTTCGTGATAAAACGTTAACTTGCTACAACGGTATCCGTGGCGATGGCTGTGGCGACTGCCCTGCCTGTAAACTTAGAAAAAAAGGCTTAGAGAAGTACTTAATTGAAAAGGAGAATTGA
- the queD gene encoding 6-carboxytetrahydropterin synthase QueD, which yields MFGFKIVENLQKMDKDIVRKDLKYHNKRVLVSKEFTFDAAHHLHSYEGKCKNLHGHTYKVIFGISGHVDEIGLVIDFSDIKQIWKEQIEIYLDHRYLNETLPKMNTTAENMVVWIFERMEHALQAFPNKCRVEFVKLFETPTSYAEVKREWMIDV from the coding sequence ATGTTTGGTTTTAAAATAGTTGAAAATCTACAAAAAATGGATAAGGATATAGTAAGAAAAGACTTAAAGTATCATAATAAACGAGTGTTAGTAAGTAAAGAGTTTACTTTTGATGCAGCTCATCACCTTCATAGTTATGAGGGGAAGTGTAAAAATTTACATGGCCATACTTACAAGGTAATTTTTGGCATCAGTGGTCATGTTGATGAAATAGGACTTGTGATTGACTTTAGTGACATAAAACAAATATGGAAAGAGCAAATTGAGATTTATCTTGATCATCGTTATTTAAATGAAACACTTCCAAAAATGAACACAACTGCAGAGAATATGGTTGTTTGGATCTTTGAGAGAATGGAACATGCACTACAAGCATTTCCAAATAAATGCAGAGTAGAATTTGTTAAACTTTTTGAAACGCCTACTAGTTATGCAGAAGTGAAGCGAGAGTGGATGATCGATGTATAA
- the queE gene encoding 7-carboxy-7-deazaguanine synthase QueE encodes MYKFPVLEIFGPTIQGEGMVVGRKTMFVRTAGCDYSCSWCDSAFTWDGSSKEDIKQLTADEILCRLKKDGGKSFDYVTISGGNPALFSHLDELINLLHSENVKVALETQGSRWQEWFLKIDDLTLSPKPPSSQMITNWKILDEIIGHLSSNNRLQYTSLKIVIFTNEDLTYAKKIHERFPHIPLYLQVGNEDLDEDNEERLMKKLLEKYKWLVNEVMVSSTLNSVHVLPQLHTLLWGNRRGV; translated from the coding sequence ATGTATAAATTTCCTGTACTTGAGATTTTTGGTCCAACTATCCAAGGCGAAGGCATGGTTGTAGGAAGAAAAACGATGTTTGTGCGTACAGCAGGTTGCGACTATAGCTGCAGTTGGTGTGACTCCGCATTTACTTGGGATGGTAGTAGTAAAGAAGATATTAAACAATTAACAGCCGATGAGATTCTATGTCGCCTCAAAAAGGATGGGGGGAAATCCTTTGATTATGTTACAATTTCTGGTGGAAATCCCGCTCTGTTCTCCCACTTAGATGAACTCATAAATTTATTACACAGCGAAAACGTAAAGGTTGCACTTGAAACACAAGGTAGCCGTTGGCAAGAGTGGTTTCTTAAGATAGATGATTTAACACTCTCCCCAAAACCACCTAGTTCTCAAATGATTACGAATTGGAAAATTCTTGACGAAATCATCGGTCATTTATCATCCAACAATCGTCTGCAATATACTAGTTTAAAAATAGTTATTTTCACAAATGAAGATTTGACCTATGCAAAAAAGATACATGAACGTTTCCCTCACATCCCCTTATATTTACAAGTTGGAAATGAGGATCTAGACGAGGATAATGAAGAAAGGCTTATGAAAAAGCTACTTGAAAAATATAAATGGCTAGTTAACGAGGTAATGGTATCCTCAACACTCAATAGCGTGCACGTTCTTCCACAGCTTCACACTTTGTTATGGGGGAATAGACGTGGTGTTTAA
- a CDS encoding phospholipase D-like domain-containing protein has product MKWSEMMKRLIKIITLVALSYLLYAFIFGVVIFSFHEPNSSDKSINTMSQLVGSEVSNDRVALIEGREASFVSRINLIENAQQSIKMTSHSVHHGESTDILFGSLLEAADRGVQVQVLLDGIFHNLRGSARGVHYAFYEHPNIEIKLYEPLSLARPWTWNNRLHDKVLIVDDQKAMIGGRNIGDKYFIDDYEGGNHDRDVVIINNEQRSSNSGVEELNNYFSKIWDHQYSQHTISNLSYFQKSRANGKSEYLAENLLEQKAKQPHLFHQDIDWIETSFPTKNITLIYNPIERMNKDPIVWKQISLLMEEATQSVLVQSPYVIPTDEMLQNLKKENITVDDIVLSTNSLSNSPNVFAISGYLNNRERLVNEGVNIFEYQGPEAIHGKTIVFDQQLSLVGSFNIDARSSFLSTETMVVIDSEELAKEIEQQISDNHLSNSLKVNEQNGYVSSLSIKESDVPFLKRIIVTTLSLFTRSFDFML; this is encoded by the coding sequence ATGAAATGGAGTGAAATGATGAAAAGGCTGATTAAAATAATTACGCTAGTCGCTTTATCATATTTATTGTATGCCTTTATATTTGGCGTTGTCATATTTTCTTTTCATGAACCGAATAGCTCCGATAAGTCTATCAATACGATGAGTCAATTGGTAGGTAGTGAAGTCTCAAATGATCGGGTTGCACTTATTGAAGGTCGAGAAGCATCTTTCGTCTCGCGTATTAATCTTATTGAAAATGCCCAACAGTCTATTAAAATGACTTCTCATTCTGTTCATCATGGTGAATCTACCGACATTTTATTTGGTAGTTTATTAGAAGCGGCCGATAGAGGTGTACAAGTTCAAGTTTTATTAGATGGCATCTTCCATAACTTAAGAGGAAGCGCTAGAGGTGTTCATTATGCTTTTTATGAGCATCCCAACATTGAAATTAAATTATATGAACCACTTTCACTCGCACGACCTTGGACATGGAATAACCGATTACACGATAAAGTCCTCATTGTTGATGACCAAAAAGCAATGATTGGAGGAAGAAATATTGGTGATAAGTACTTTATAGATGATTACGAAGGTGGTAATCACGATAGAGACGTGGTGATCATAAATAACGAGCAACGTAGTTCCAATAGTGGTGTAGAAGAATTAAACAACTATTTTTCAAAAATATGGGATCACCAATATAGCCAACATACGATTAGCAACCTCTCATATTTTCAAAAAAGTAGAGCTAATGGAAAATCTGAGTACTTAGCGGAAAATTTATTAGAGCAAAAAGCTAAACAACCTCATTTATTTCATCAAGATATAGATTGGATAGAGACATCTTTTCCAACAAAAAACATTACGCTTATTTATAATCCGATAGAAAGAATGAACAAGGATCCAATCGTATGGAAGCAAATTAGCTTATTAATGGAAGAAGCAACACAATCTGTCCTAGTTCAAAGCCCGTATGTTATACCTACAGATGAGATGCTTCAAAATTTAAAAAAAGAAAATATAACTGTAGACGATATCGTATTATCTACTAACTCGTTGTCCAATTCTCCAAATGTATTTGCTATTTCGGGATATTTGAATAATAGAGAGAGATTGGTTAATGAGGGCGTTAATATATTTGAATACCAAGGGCCAGAAGCAATTCATGGAAAAACGATCGTATTTGATCAACAACTAAGCTTAGTAGGTTCATTTAACATCGATGCAAGAAGTAGCTTTCTAAGTACAGAGACGATGGTAGTCATTGATAGCGAGGAGCTTGCAAAAGAAATTGAACAGCAAATTTCAGATAACCATCTTTCTAACAGTTTAAAGGTCAATGAACAAAATGGCTATGTTTCAAGCCTCTCAATTAAAGAAAGTGATGTACCATTCCTAAAGAGAATTATCGTTACCACACTTTCTTTATTTACCCGCTCTTTTGATTTTATGCTTTAG